The following coding sequences are from one Musa acuminata AAA Group cultivar baxijiao chromosome BXJ2-4, Cavendish_Baxijiao_AAA, whole genome shotgun sequence window:
- the LOC135611234 gene encoding probable inorganic phosphate transporter 1-8 yields the protein MAGDQLQVLNALDVAKTQWYHFTAIVIAGMGFFTDAYDLFCISLVTKLLGRIYYFDPSSASPGTLPPNVAAAVNGVAFCGTLTGQLFFGWLGDKLGRKKVYGMTLMLMVICSVASGLSFGHTAKGVVATLCFFRFWLGFGIGGDYPLSATIMSEYANKKTRGAFIAAVFAMQGFGILAGGIVAIVVSAAFKNHFDAPTYAVDPAGSTVPEADYIWRIILMLGAAPAALTYYWRMKMPETARYTALVAKNAKQAAADMSKVLQVEILEEQEKVEQLTMKEANSFGLFSREFARRHGVHLVGTTTTWFLLDIAFYSQNLFQKDIFSAIGWIPKAATMNAIEEVFRIARAQTLIALCGTVPGYWFTVAFIDTMGRFAIQLMGFFFMTVFMLGLAIPYHHWTTSGNHIGFVVMYGFTFFFANFGPNSTTFIVPAEIFPARLRSTCHGISAAAGKAGAIVGAFGFLYAAQSRDPTKRDKGYPAGIGVRNALFVLAASNLVGLIFTFLVPESKGKSLEEMSGENEEEQDTSSPAPYGRTVPV from the coding sequence ATGGCAGGAGATCAGCTCCAAGTCCTCAATGCTCTGGATGTCGCCAAGACGCAGTGGTACCACTTCACGGCCATAGTCATCGCCGGCATGGGCTTCTTCACCGACGCCTACGACCTCTTCTGCATCTCCCTCGTCACCAAGCTCCTCGGTCGCATCTACTACTTCGACCCCAGCTCGGCGTCGCCCGGGACGCTCCCGCCCAACGTGGCTGCCGCTGTGAATGGTGTCGCCTTCTGCGGCACCCTCACCGGCCAGCTCTTCTTTGGGTGGCTCGGTGATAAGCTCGGCCGCAAGAAGGTCTACGGCATGACCCTCATGCTCATGGTCATCTGCTCCGTCGCCTCCGGCCTCTCCTTCGGCCACACCGCCAAGGGCGTCGTGGCCACGCTCTGCTTCTTCCGCTTCTGGCTCGGCTTTGGCATCGGCGGCGACTACCCGCTTTCCGCCACCATCATGTCGGAGTACGCCAACAAGAAGACCCGCGGCGCGTTCATCGCCGCCGTCTTCGCCATGCAGGGCTTCGGCATCCTCGCCGGCGGGATCGTCGCCATCGTGGTCTCTGCCGCTTTTAAGAACCACTTTGATGCGCCGACCTACGCCGTTGACCCTGCCGGCTCCACCGTGCCGGAGGCCGACTACATCTGGCGCATCATCCTCATGCTCGGTGCGGCGCCGGCGGCCCTGACATACTACTGGCGGATGAAGATGCCCGAGACCGCGCGATACACCGCCCTGGTCGCCAAGAACGCGAAGCAGGCGGCCGCGGACATGTCGAAGGTCCTCCAGGTGGAGATCTTGGAGGAGCAGGAGAAGGTCGAGCAGCTGACCATGAAGGAGGCCAACAGCTTCGGCCTCTTCTCCAGGGAGTTCGCCCGCCGGCACGGCGTCCACCTCGTCGGCACCACCACCACCTGGTTCCTCCTCGACATCGCCTTCTACAGCCAGAATCTCTTCCAGAAGGACATCTTCAGCGCCATCGGGTGGATCCCCAAGGCGGCCACCATGAACGCCATCGAGGAGGTGTTCCGGATCGCCCGGGCGCAGACGCTCATCGCGCTCTGCGGCACCGTGCCGGGCTACTGGTTCACCGTCGCCTTCATCGACACCATGGGCCGGTTCGCCATCCAGCTCATGGGCTTCTTCTTCATGACCGTGTTCATGCTCGGCCTCGCCATCCCCTACCATCACTGGACCACCTCGGGCAACCACATCGGCTTCGTCGTCATGTACGGGTTCACCTTCTTCTTCGCCAACTTCGGGCCCAACAGCACCACCTTCATCGTGCCGGCGGAGATCTTCCCGGCGCGGCTGCGGTCCACATGCCACGGCATCTCGGCAGCCGCGGGCAAGGCCGGGGCCATCGTGGGCGCCTTCGGATTCCTGTACGCGGCGCAGAGCCGGGATCCGACGAAGCGGGACAAGGGGTACCCTGCCGGCATCGGCGTCCGCAACGCGCTCTTCGTGCTCGCGGCATCCAATCTTGTGGGCCTTATCTTTACCTTCCTGGTGCCCGAGTCGAAGGGCAAATCGCTGGAGGAAATGTCCGGCGAGAACGAAGAGGAGCAGGACACCTCCTCCCCTGCTCCTTACGGCAGGACAGTCCCTGTTTAG